In Prunus dulcis chromosome 2, ALMONDv2, whole genome shotgun sequence, a single genomic region encodes these proteins:
- the LOC117617516 gene encoding CCR4-NOT transcription complex subunit 1 isoform X4 gives MLKFSPTTASQIRFLLQSLNDANSDSVLRELSQFTEYGIEGSILLLQTCLGHLTNYGTDLKNVALERVLSSVFKYLLDRPNFNTVFCESLRNTEINEGILENFSNALHLSVCEKIAIGLALLDSENLDSRTCGKNFCMAQIQKLCENPVAMNSSEQIQNTVMFLQRSDGLSKHVDSFMQMLSLLQLKDDSLFVLTPLLSDELRDANFLSNVGLFHESGENDFDAILAEMEKEMSMGDIMKELGYGCTVDSSQCKEILSLFLPLTEFTISKILGMISCTHAGLEDNQNTFSTFRLALGDSTLSDMPMLNTWNIDVLVDTIKQLAPSTNWIRVMENLDHEGFYIPNQEAFSFFMSVYQHVCQEPFPLHVICGSVWKNTEGQLSFLRHAVSAPPEVFTFAHSVRQLAYIDAVHGHKLQLGHANHAWLCLDLLDVLCLLAERGHALAVRSMLEYPLKHCPEVLLLGMAHINTAYNLLQYEVSFTVFPMIVKNSMGSGMINHLWHINISLVLRGFVDAHNSDPDSMARILDICDELKILSSVLEMIPSPFSIRLAALASRKEFIDLEKWLSNNLNTYKDTFFEECVKFLKDIQFGGSQDFSTRPFQHSGAVSNLYVDTATTFSKVLKAHVGLITSSQLTEEMERLSVTIMDSNPRLQNGGTTESSTDGYADDIEAEANSYFHQMFSGQLTIDSMVQMLARFKESSVKREQSIFECMIANLFEEYRFFPKYPERQLKIAAVLFGSVIKHQLVTHLTLGIALRGVLDALRKPADSKMFVFGTKALEQFVDRLIEWPQYCNHILQISHLRSTHSELVAFIEQALARISSGHSDSDGSNHASAHHHGPSQASSGNVELNGSSILHTGQQLSSPLQLQQRHESSLDDRHKASTSSNDIKPLLSSAVQPSVIPLGDAPSIQKSQSAVSAPAMLSSSSPGFVRPSRGVTSTRFGSALNIETLVAAAEKRETPIEAPASEVQDKISFIINNISVANVEAKSKEFTEVMKDQYHPWFAQYMVMKRASIEPNFHDLYLKFLDKVNSKGLNKEIVQATYENCKVLLGSELIKSSSEERSLLKNLGSWLGKLTIGRNQVLRAREIDPKSLIIEAYEKGLMIAVIPFTSKILEPCQSSLAYQPPNPWTMGILGLLAEIYSMPNLKMNLKFDIEVLFKNLGVDLKEITPSSLLKDRNRELEGNPDFSNKDVGASQPQMVAEVKSGIISPLNQVDLPLEVAPSSGSHTHLLPQYGTPLHLPPGTFNEDEKLAALGLSDQIPSAQGLLQATPSQSPFSVSQLPTQIPNIGTHVIINQKLTGLGLQLHFQRVVPIAMDRAIKEIVSGIVQRSVSIATQTTKELVLKDYAMESDETRIFNAAHLMVASLAGSLAHVTCKEPLRSSISTQLRNSLQGLNIASDLLEHAVQLVTNDNLDLGCAVIEQAATDKAIQTIDGEIAQQLSLRRKRDGVGATFFDTNIYTQGSMGVVPEALRPKPGHLSLSQQRVYEDFVRLPWQNQSSQNSHVLPAGTPASGQLNTGYSAGPGSKFDAVSRPLDEGIEPNSALHLSASSIHVGVGDGVSQQSSENDSVIGSFPSAASAPELQSVESSDAVKESGVSSQPLPSPAVTERLGSNISEPSLNTRDALDKYQIVAQKLEALVTSDARDVEIQGVIGEVPEIILRCVSRDEAALAVAQKVFKGLYENASNHIHVGAHLAILTAIRDVCKLVVKELTSWVIYSEEERKFNKDITVGLIHSELLNLAEYNVHMAKLIDGGRNKPATEFSISLLQTLVIEESKVISELHNLVDALAKLAAKPGSPESLQQLVEMVKNPASNVAAPSAINVGKEDKARQSRDKKAPVHSPVNREDFSNVESVEPDPAGFREQVSMLFAEWYRICELPGANDAACAHFILQLHQNGLLKGDEMTERFFRVLTELSVAHCVSSEVMNPGTLQTPQQVQSLSFLAIDIYAKLVFSILKGSNKLFLLTKILTVTVRFIQKDAEEKKASFNPRPYFRLFVNWLLDLGSLDPVVDGANFQILSAFANAFNALQPVKVPTFRFISCIKARLGCC, from the exons AACTCCATTGCTTTCAGATGAGCTTCGTGATGCCAATTTTTTGAG CAATGTGGGTTTGTTCCATGAAAGTGGAGAAAATGATTTTGATGCTATTTTAGCAGAAATGGAGAAGGAAATGAGCATGGGAGATATAATGAAGGAATTAGGTTATGGATGCACAGTTGACTCATCTCAGTGTAAAGAGATTTTATCCCTTTTCTTACCACTCACTGAGTTTACTATCTCAAAAATACTTGGCATGATTTCCTGTACTCATGCTGGTCTCGAGGACAATCAGAATACATTTTCAACCTTCCGGTTGGCGCTTGGTGACAGCACTTTGTCTGACATGCCTATGTTGAACACCTGGAATATTGATGTCCTTGTAGATACAATCAAGCAACTT GCTCCCAGCACCAACTGGATACGGGTTATGGAAAATTTGGATCATGAGGGATTTTACATTCCTAATCAGGaggctttctcttttttcatgtCTGTATATCAGCATGTGTGTCAG GAGCCCTTTCCCCTCCATGTCATCTGTGGGTCTGTCTGGAAGAATACCGAGGGTCAGCTATCCTTTCTTAGACATGCTGTATCAGCACCACCTGAAGTGTTTACCTTTGCTCATTCTGTTAGGCAGCTG GCCTATATTGATGCTGTGCATGGCCATAAGCTTCAACTTGGACATGCAAATCATGCGTGGTTGTGTCTTGACCTTTTGGATGTACTGTGTCTACTAGCTGAGAGGGGTCATGCTCTTGCAGTTCGATCGATGCTTGAGTATCCTCTTAAACACTGTCCTGAAGTCCTGCTTCTTGGGATGGCACATATAAAT ACTGCATACAACCTGCTGCAATATGAAGTGTCTTTTACTGTTTTCCCCATGATAGTAAAAAATTCCATGGGCAGTGGCATGATTAACCACCTCTGGCATATTAACATCTCGCTGGTGCTGCGGGGATTCGTTGATGCTCACAATAGTGATCCAGATAGCATGGCTAGAATATTGGATATCTGTGACGAGCTAAAG ATTCTGTCATCCGTCTTAGAGATGATTCCTTCCCCTTTTAGTATCAGACTGGCGGCTCTTGCTTCCAGAAAAGAGTTTATAGACCTTGAGAAGTGGTTGAGTAATAATTTGAATACATATAAAGACACTTTCTTTGAG GAGTGCGTCAAGTTCTTGAAGGATATTCAATTTGGTGGATCACAGGATTTTTCCACCAGACCTTTCCAACATTCTGGTGCTGTGTCAAATCTTTATGTGGACACTGCTACTACATTCTCTAAG GTTCTTAAAGCTCATGTTGGCTTGATTACCTCTAGCCAACTTACTGAGGAGATGGAAAGATTGTCTGTAACAATTATGGATTCTAATCCAAGGCTGCAGAATGGTGGCACTACAGAGTCATCAACTGATGGATATGCAGATGATATTGAAGCGGAAGCAAACTCTTACTTCCATCAAATGTTTTCTGGTCAGTTGACAATTGATTCAATGGTCCAAATGCTTGCCCGATTCAAGGAATCTTCTGTAAAAAG GGAACAGTCAATTTTTGAGTGCATGATTGCTAATCTGTTTGAAGAGTACAGATTCTTCCCCAAGTATCCTGAAAGACAGCTCAAAATTGCTGCAGTTCTCTTTG GTTCTGTCATCAAGCACCAGCTTGTAACTCATCTGACTCTTGGGATTGCTCTGCGTGGTGTTTTAGATGCATTACGCAAACCTGCGGATTCAAAA ATGTTTGTGTTTGGAACTAAGGCTTTGGAGCAGTTTGTGGATCGTCTGATTGAGTGGCCGCAGTATTGCAATCACATTCTTCAAATATCACATCTGCGTAGTACTCATTCAGAGCTCGTGGCTTTCATTGAACAGGCTCTTGCTAGGATTTCATCAGGCCATTCAGACTCAGATGGAAGCAACCATGCTTCTGCTCATCACCACGGTCCCAGTCAAGCTTCCTCAGGAAATGTGGAG TTAAATGGTTCGAGCATCTTACATACTGGGCAGCAATTATCATCTCCTCTCCAGCTCCAACAGAGACATGAAAGTTCTCTTGATGACCGTCATAAAGCCTCAACTTCATCCAATGACATAAAGCCACTTTTATCTTCTGCTGTGCAACCTTCGGTTATTCCTTTAGGCGATGCTCCTAGTATTCAGAAG TCACAAAGTGCAGTCAGTGCTCCGGCAatgttgtcttcttcttcccctgGTTTTGTTCGTCCTTCACGAGGAGTTACTTCTACAA GGTTTGGCTCTGCTTTGAACATCGAAACATTAGTTGCTGCTGCTGAGAAAAGAGAAACTCCCATTGAG GCTCCAGCATCAGAGGTTCAGGACAAGATatcatttataattaataatatttcagttgctAATGTTGAAGCCAAGTCAAAGGAGTTTACAGAAGTAATGAAAGATCAATACCATCCTTGGTTTGCGCAGTATATGGTTATGAAAAG GGCAAGCATTGAGCCGAATTTTCACGACTTGTACCTGAAATTTCTGGACAAAGTTAATTCTAAGGGTTTGAATAAGGAGATTGTTCAAGCTACTTATGAGAACTGCAAG GTTCTTCTTGGATCAGAGCTTATAAAATCAAGCTCAGAAGAGCGCTCGttgttaaaaaatttagggagCTGGCTTGGGAAGCTTACAATTGGAAGGAATCAAGTCTTAAGGGCTCGTGAAATAGATCCCAAGTCTTTGATTATAGAG GCATATGAGAAAGGGTTGATGATTGCAGTTATACCCTTTACTTCAAAG ATTCTGGAGCCATGCCAAAGTAGCCTGGCATACCAACCACCAAATCCCTGGACAATGGGTATTCTTGGATTACTTGCTGAGATCTATTCAATGCCAAACTTAAAGATGAACCTGAAGTTTGACATAGAG GTTCTATTCAAGAATCTTGGTGTGGATTTGAAGGAGATAACACCAAGTTCTCTTCTCAAGGATCGCAACAGAGAACTTGAAGGGAATCCTGATTTCTCTAACAAAGATGTTGGAGCATCCCAACCACAGATGGTTGCTGAAGTGAAATCTGGAATCATATCTCCACTAAATCAAGTTGATCTACCACTTGAGGTTGCGCCATCTTCTGGGAGCCATACACATCTATTACCTCAG TATGGCActcctcttcatcttccacCTGGTACCTTTAACGAGGATGAGAAGCTGGCTGCTTTAGGGTTGTCTGATCAGATTCCTTCTGCTCAAGGACTGTTGCAAGCTACTCCATCACAATCACCGTTTTCTGTGAGTCAG CTTCCCACACAAATACCTAATATCGGAACTCACGTAATCATCAACCAGAAGCTAACTGGCTTGGGATTGCAACTGCATTTTCAGAG AGTGGTTCCAATCGCAATGGACAGAGCTATCAAAGAGATAGTATCTGGTATTGTTCAGCGCAGTGTTTCTATAGCTACCCAGACCACTAAAGAGCTTGTTTTAAAG GATTATGCCATGGAATCAGATGAGACGAGAATATTTAATGCAGCTCACTTGATGGTTGCGAGTTTGGCAGGAAGTCTAGCTCATGTGACATGCAAG GAACCTTTGCGTAGTTCAATATCAACTCAGCTCAGGAATTCCCTTCAGGGATTAAATATTGCCAGTGATCTTCTAGAACATGCTGTACAACTTGTTACTAATGATAATCTGGATCTTGGCTGTGCAGTTATTGAACAGGCTGCGACTGATAAG GCCATACAAACAATTGACGGGGAAATAGCTCAACAGCTCTCATTAAGAAGGAAGAGAGATGGTGTTGGTGCAACCTTTTTTGATACTAACATCTATACTCAAGGTTCCATGGGCGTCGTGCCGGAGGCCCTTCGCCCTAAACCTGGGCATTTGTCCCTTTCTCAACAGCGAGTTTATGAG GACTTTGTTCGGCTACCCTGGCAGAACCAGTCTAGCCAGAACTCGCATGTTCTTCCTGCTGGTACTCCAGCATCAGGACAACTTAACACAGGCTACTCAGCAGGCCCTGGAAGCAAATTTGATGCAGTTTCTCGTCCGCTGGATGAGGGCATTGAACCCAATTCAGCTCTGCATCTTAg TGCTTCCTCTATTCATGTCGGGGTGGGTGATGGTGTTTCCCAGCAGAGTTCTGAAAATGATTCTGTCATTGGTTCATTTCCTTCTGCTGCTTCTGCCCCAGAGCTACAATCAGTAGAGTCGTCTGATGCTGTAAAG GAGTCTGGAGTTTCTTCACAGCCACTACCTTCACCTGCTGTAACTGAGCGTCTTGGAAGTAACATTTCAGAACCTTCTCTCAACACGAGGGATGCATTGGATAAATACCAGATTGTGGCACAAAAG TTGGAAGCTCTGGTAACTAGTGATGCTAGAGATGTAGAAATTCAG GGAGTCATTGGTGAAGTTCCTGAGATTATACTCAGATGTGTTAGTCGAGATGAGGCTGCCTTGGCTGTGGCTCAAAAG GTTTTCAAGGGTTTATACGAGAATGCATCCAACCATATTCATGTCGGTGCTCATCTTGCAATCCTGACTGCCATTCGTGATGTTTGCAAGCTTGTTGTTAAGGAGCTCACTAGTTGG GTTATTTATTCCGAGGAGGAGCGGAAGTTTAACAAAGATATTACTGTTGGCCTTATTCACAGTGAATTGCTAAACCTTGCAGAGTACAATGTTCATATGGCCAAACTTATTGACGGTGGCAGGAATA AGCCTGCAACTGAGTTTTCCATTTCCCTTCTCCAAACTTTGGTGATTGAAGAATCTAAAGTTATATCAGAACTTCATAATCTTGTTGATGCTTTGGCAAAG CTCGCTGCAAAGCCTGGATCTCCTGAGTCACTACAGCAGCTGGTTGAAATGGTGAAGAATCCTGCTTCTAATGTGGCTGCTCCATCTGCTATTAATGTTGGAAAGGAGGACAAGGCCAGACAATCTAGAGATAAAAAG GCTCCTGTTCACTCTCCTGTGAACAGGGAAGACTTTAGTAATGTGGAGTCTGTGGAACCTGATCCTGCTGGTTTCCGTGAGCAG GTGTCAATGTTGTTCGCCGAGTGGTACcggatttgtgaacttcctGGTGCAAATGATGCAGCTTGTGCCCATTTCATCTTACAGTTGCATCAAAATGGTCTGCTGAAGGGGGATGAAATGACAGAGCGGTTTTTCCGTGTCCTCACA GAGCTTTCTGTTGCACATTGCGTGTCTTCTGAGGTGATGAATCCAGGCACATTGCAAACACCACAACAAGTGCAGAGTCTCTCCTTCCTTGCCATTGATATCTATGCTAAACTTGTCTTCTCAATTTTGAAG GGATCGAATAAACTATTTCTCTTGACTAAG ATTTTAACAGTCACAGTGAGATTCATTCAAAAGGATGCAGAGGAAAAGAAAGCATCTTTCAATCCAAGACCATATTTTAGATTGTTTGTTAACTGGCTGCTGGACCTTGGTTCTCTGGATCCTGTGGTTGATGGTGCTAACTTTCAG ATCTTGTCAGCATTTGCAAATGCATTTAATGCTTTGCAGCCTGTTAAAGTTCCTACATTCAG GTTCATTTCCTGTATAAAGGCACGCTTAGGGTGCTGCTAG